AGGGACTGGATCTGCACACCCGAAAGGATGAAACTGGCCGGCAAGAGAGCCGTTTACATGCACGCGCTTCCGGCCGACAGGGGCAGAGAAGTGGTGGACGAAGTGATAGACGGTCCGCAATCGATAGTGATAGACGAGGCCGAGAACAGGCTCCACACGGCCAAAGCGATAATGGCCCTGACGATGGGCGGCAGGCCATGATCTACGACCTTGCCCTGGAGAATGGAACGGTCTGCAACGGGGAGGAGCTCTTCCCGGCAAACGTGTATATCCGGGACGAGGTCATCGAGCTTATAACCGGGCGAAAGATGAAATTCCAGGCCAGGCAGTCGTTGGACTGCTCTGGCCTTTATTTGCTTCCCGGTTTCATAGATCCCCACGTTCACTTCGATCTCTTCCTGGGCAAATATACCTCCCGCGACGATTTCGATTCGGGCTCGGCTCTGGCGCTCAGTGGTGGCGTGACGACAGTAATCGATTTCCTTGATCCCGTGAGAACGCTCGAAAAGTTGAAAGAGGCCGTTCAGAGGCGAATGAGGTCTTCCAGAACCAGTCGGGTCGATTACGCCTTTCACGTAACTCTTGCAGGCAACCCTGAGTTCACGCCCCGGGCGATAGCCGATGCCGCCATAAATCTGGGAATGCCATCGATCAAAGTCTTCACCACTTACAGCGGCTCGGGCAGGAGGACCAACGATGGGACGCTTCTAGAACTTCTCGCCCTTTCGAGGTCGAAAGGCCTGGTGGTCCTCGCCCACGCAGAAAACGACGAAATAATACTTGCGCGCGAGAGAGAACTGCGGAGAGACCGCGAACCGACTCACAGGGATCTGCCGCACCTCCGGCCGGTGATAACCGAGCTCTCGGAGGTGGTGAAACTGATACAGCTATCGAAAAGTGTCGATGGACAGCTCTATGTGGTGCACGTCTCCAGTGGAGATACCGTAGAGGCAGTATCATTAATGAATACAGAATGGAAAAATAATTCTGTTCTTGAAACCTGCCCCCAATACCTGATGTTGAACGACGAGGCCCTCGATGACGAGTCGGGCTTTTTGAACACCTACTGTCCCCCTGCCAGGAGCGAGAGGGAGAGAAGGCTTTTGGTGCGCGGGCTTCTCGAGGGGAATATTGGATCGATAGGAACCGACCACTGCCCCTTCACAACGCAAGACAAGAGAGAGAGCTTCTCCTCGATACCTTTCGGCACGGGATCGCTGGGGCTCTCATTCCCAGTGTTGAACACTCTTTTTGACGGAGATCTCGTGAAGGTGGCGTCGCTCCTATCGATCAACCCGGCCCGGTTGCTCGGTCTCTACCCGGAAAGGGGAACGATCGTGCCGGGACGGACGGCCGACATAGCGGTAGTGAACAGGGAAAGGTCGTACAACTATTCCAGATCACCTCTAACCCGGAGCGATCACTCGCTCTTCGAGGGTATGTCGCTGAGGGGAGAGGTGGTGGCGACCGTGATGAGGGGAAGGCTGGCCTTCCACGAGAACAGGGTTTTACTTGAGGCTGGAAGCGGGAGGTTTATCGAGAGAAAGAGAGTTTTATGGGGGGATCGAAGTGCAGCTGAATAACGTTTCCATATACACCAATGACGGAGAGTTCATAGAACGTGGCTACGTGACCATCGAAGGTGGCGAGATAGTCGCGGTGGGGGCGGGAGAGAGAAGGTACGAAGGCGAGAATCTCGATTTTTCTGGCAGACTCGTTATGCCCTCTTTCGTTAACGCCCACACCCACATTTACTCGACTCTCTCTAGAGGGATGAGACTCTCCCGTTTCAATCCGGGCTCCTTCACCGAACTTCTGGAGCAGCTATGGTGGCGGCTCGACCGTTCGCTCACGCTGGAAGAGCTGAGGATAAGCGGCTATGTCGCCTCGATAGAATCGCTCAAGAGCGGCGTCACGACGCTCTTCGACCACAGCTCCTCGCCAAATGCGATAAACGGCTCGCTGGAGACGATCGCCGGAGCGGTGAACGAGACCGGCCTAAGGTACTGCGGGGCCTACGAGGTCTCCGACAGGGACGGCACGAAGGCGCGCGATG
This portion of the Mesotoga infera genome encodes:
- a CDS encoding dihydroorotase codes for the protein MIYDLALENGTVCNGEELFPANVYIRDEVIELITGRKMKFQARQSLDCSGLYLLPGFIDPHVHFDLFLGKYTSRDDFDSGSALALSGGVTTVIDFLDPVRTLEKLKEAVQRRMRSSRTSRVDYAFHVTLAGNPEFTPRAIADAAINLGMPSIKVFTTYSGSGRRTNDGTLLELLALSRSKGLVVLAHAENDEIILARERELRRDREPTHRDLPHLRPVITELSEVVKLIQLSKSVDGQLYVVHVSSGDTVEAVSLMNTEWKNNSVLETCPQYLMLNDEALDDESGFLNTYCPPARSERERRLLVRGLLEGNIGSIGTDHCPFTTQDKRESFSSIPFGTGSLGLSFPVLNTLFDGDLVKVASLLSINPARLLGLYPERGTIVPGRTADIAVVNRERSYNYSRSPLTRSDHSLFEGMSLRGEVVATVMRGRLAFHENRVLLEAGSGRFIERKRVLWGDRSAAE